From Clavelina lepadiformis chromosome 9, kaClaLepa1.1, whole genome shotgun sequence, the proteins below share one genomic window:
- the LOC143471287 gene encoding serine/threonine-protein kinase/endoribonuclease IRE1-like yields MFSWFFPRKKQYPRETSSPWKHTTLSKIYKCQQNDGTVIIEKRVLKDHVKYAKSEAQTFKKICDNSFRHPNVVLYLDAIEDEDAISLYMEMCDGDLEEWTKKGKLNACNLTALEMCKHITEGIFYLHGQNIIHRDVKPSNFLIRSSDENATIKVTDFGLSKILATDVSSAPTTSTSTEAFMAPEYHLREDGSRETSWRKSADIFSLGITLYYVLTNGRHPFGDKTSHEAPHNIQQKASPNLDLLDSVDNLSQKQKELAKDLIKKIFGFDQEKKEVDFDPKKRPTIQLVKFHPLFWTSKKKIDFYKEANRWFYTQSRKNVEKYQQALKYFENEFDISINDVPSSLRSERKFPIKECGNVHQLLQKVIRNMDEHGDEKLAESMELLGFLNNGKRDYDKFLLTLTGPYPGLLAYLWWFLSDEEIEGPYYPMKDSPHTGSTKQGSLENEERKKITRKIEKFQHGCNVSNDKKYEALELLRIYEQIHQINDEQLITNAAELFPERLNLSHIKLTESQIDSFLFILTKVEKRIKWLQLCKCFSKPEDVGRLFEAIQAMPGKIGKLDIRGNIISKIPSKSFFNKFEDELNMSYCFTDHDATDGKRDANQSEIAEIRRVLDQLDDSKLRVGLGRRDGEWVGLSSRK; encoded by the exons atgttcagctggTTTTTTCCACGTAAAAAACAATATCCACGAGAAACAAGTTCACCATGGAAACATACCACGCTTTCAAAGATTtataa ATGCCAGCAAAATGATGGAACGGTAATCATTGAGAAGCGTGTTTTAAAGGACCATGTCAAATATGCGAAAAGCGAAGCACAAACTTTCAAGAAAATATGCGACAACAGTTTTCGTCACCCAAATGTGGTCCTTTATCTTGATGCCATTGAAGAT GAGGATGCGATTTCACTGTATATGGAAATGTGTGATGGTGATCTTGAGGAG tgGACAAAGAAGGGTAAACTTAATGCTTGCAATTTAACTGCTTTGGAAATGTGCAAACATATAACTGAAGGAATTTTCTATTTACATGGACAAAATATTA ttCATAGAGACGTGAAGCCAAGCAATTTCTTGATTCGTTCGAGTGATGAAAATGCAACAATAAAAGTGACTGATTTTGGTTTGAGCAAAATATTGGCAACTGATGTATCGAGCGCACCCACCACTTCAACTAGCACTGAGGCATTCATGGCTCCCGAGTATCATCTAAGAGAAGATGGAAGTCGTGAAACATCATGG AGAAAGTCTGCCGATATATTTTCACTTGGCATTACCTTGTATTATGTCCTCACAAATGGGCGTCATCCATTTGGTGACAAAACTTCTCACGAAGCACCCCACAACATTCAACAAAAAGCTTCTCCTAATTTGGATCTTCTTGACTCAG TGGACAATTTATCCCAAAAGCAAAAGGAACTTGCTAAGGATTTGATAAAGAAGATATTTGGCTTTGACCAAGAAAAAAAGGAGGTTGATTTTGACCCAAAAAAGCGACCAACAATACAACTTGTGAAGTTTCATCCACTTTTCTGGACgtcaaagaagaaaattgaCTTCTATAAG GAAGCCAATAGGTGGTTTTACACCCAATCCcgaaaaaatgttgaaaaatatcaacaagctcttaaatactttgaaaatgaattcgACATAAGTATCAACGATGTGCCATCCTCCTTGAGAAGTGAGAGAAAGTTTCCTATTAAGGAATGTGGAAACGTCCATCAACTTCTTCAAAAAGTGATACGAAATATG GATGAACATGGTGATGAGAAATTGGCCGAATCTATGGAGCTGCTGGGATTTTTGAACAACGGAAAGAGAGattatgataaatttttactCACACTTACAGGACCATACCCTGGTCTACTTGCTTATCTGTGGTGGTTTCTAAGTGACGAGGAAATTGAGGGACCATACTATCCAATGAA AGATTCACCACACACTGGATCAACAAAACAAGGTTCTTTAG aaaatgaAGAGCGCAAAAAAATAACtcgaaaaatagaaaagtttcaaCATGGATGTAATGTATCTAAtgataaaa aaTATGAGGCACTGGAATTGCTGCGTATTTATGAACAAATTCATCAAATCAATGACGAGCAGCTCATCACGAATGCAGCGGAACTCTTCCCAGAAAGGCTGAATTTATCCCATATCAAGTTGACAGAATCACAAATTGACTCGTTCCTGTTTATTCTCACTAAAGTTGAGAAACGCATCAAGTGGCTTCAACTGTGCAAATGCTTTTCTAAACCAGAAGATGTCGGCCGATTATTTGAGGCAATTCAAGCAATGCcaggaaag ATCGGAAAGCTTGATATCAGAGGCAACATAATCTCGAAGATTCCTTCAAAATCCTTCTTCAACAAATTCGAGGATGAGCTGAATATGTCGTATTGCTTCACTGATCATGACGCAACAGATGGGAAGCGCGATGCGAACCAATCAGAAATCGCTGAAATTCGACGAGTCCTTGACCAATTGGATGACTCG aAGTTAAGGGTTGGTCTTGGTCGGCGCGATGGTGAATGGGTCGGACTCAGCTCGCGAAAGTAA